One window of the Labilibaculum sp. genome contains the following:
- a CDS encoding antibiotic biosynthesis monooxygenase, translating into MIIRFVKLEIRLQHIQEFKKLTSGEKEDIIAFPGCSYLEILQDVSNPSVFFTVSHWKSEDDLNTYRNSDFFQGNWAKVKQWFSAKPEAWSLSNHHRY; encoded by the coding sequence ATGATCATTAGATTTGTAAAGCTGGAAATCCGACTTCAGCACATTCAAGAATTCAAAAAACTTACATCAGGTGAAAAAGAGGATATTATCGCTTTTCCTGGCTGTTCTTATCTTGAAATTCTGCAGGACGTATCAAATCCATCGGTGTTCTTCACTGTAAGTCATTGGAAATCGGAGGATGATTTAAATACTTACCGCAATTCAGATTTTTTTCAGGGCAACTGGGCAAAAGTAAAACAATGGTTTTCAGCTAAGCCTGAAGCATGG
- a CDS encoding phosphoribosylaminoimidazolesuccinocarboxamide synthase, with protein MKEAIVKTDFNFPNQKNLYVGKVRDVYNINDEYLAMVVSDRISAFDVVLPEGIPFKGQVLNQIATRFLDATSDIVPNWKIATPDPMVTIGHMAEPFMVEMVIRGYLTGHAWREYKAGKRMLCGVSLPEGMKENQKFEKPIITPTTKAMEGHDEDISREEILKQGIVSEEDYEMLEKYTQALFARGTEIAAEKGLILVDTKYEFGKKDGVIYLIDEIHTPDSSRYFYSEGYAERLAKNEPQKQLSKEFVREWLMENGFQGKEGQKVPEMTEEKVNQISERYIELYEQIIGEKFIKADAKDINARIEKNISDCLKTLK; from the coding sequence ATGAAAGAAGCAATTGTTAAAACAGATTTTAATTTCCCGAATCAAAAGAATCTTTACGTAGGTAAGGTAAGAGACGTTTATAATATTAACGATGAGTATCTTGCTATGGTTGTTTCTGATCGTATTTCAGCTTTTGATGTTGTATTACCTGAAGGTATTCCTTTTAAGGGACAGGTATTGAATCAAATTGCTACCCGCTTTTTAGATGCAACATCCGATATCGTTCCAAACTGGAAAATTGCGACTCCTGATCCAATGGTAACAATTGGTCATATGGCTGAGCCATTTATGGTTGAGATGGTAATTAGAGGATATTTAACCGGTCATGCATGGAGAGAATACAAAGCAGGAAAACGTATGCTTTGCGGTGTCTCATTGCCTGAAGGAATGAAAGAAAATCAGAAATTCGAAAAACCGATCATCACGCCAACTACTAAGGCTATGGAAGGTCACGATGAAGATATTTCCAGGGAAGAAATTTTAAAACAAGGCATTGTATCTGAAGAGGATTACGAGATGCTTGAAAAATATACTCAGGCTTTGTTTGCCAGAGGAACTGAGATTGCTGCCGAAAAAGGTCTGATTTTGGTTGATACAAAATATGAATTTGGTAAAAAAGATGGTGTGATCTATCTGATTGATGAGATTCATACTCCGGATTCATCCCGTTACTTTTATTCGGAAGGATATGCTGAGCGTTTGGCTAAGAATGAGCCGCAAAAGCAATTGTCGAAAGAGTTTGTTCGCGAATGGCTGATGGAGAATGGTTTTCAAGGTAAAGAGGGACAAAAAGTGCCCGAAATGACTGAAGAAAAAGTAAATCAGATTTCGGAGCGTTACATTGAGTTGTACGAGCAGATTATTGGAGAGAAATTTATTAAAGCAGATGCAAAAGATATTAATGCCAGAATCGAAAAGAATATTTCAGATTGCCTGAAGACTTTGAAATAG
- a CDS encoding PLDc N-terminal domain-containing protein, which yields MCRLCRQIITFKFCTSISQIKKIMILSILFDIWLLTKLIGILLPVIAIVDILRRDLLGINRLIWILLVVFIPFVGSIIYFVNRTTYKAKF from the coding sequence ATGTGTAGATTGTGCCGGCAAATAATTACATTCAAGTTTTGCACCAGCATTTCACAAATAAAAAAAATAATGATCTTATCCATACTATTTGACATTTGGCTATTAACCAAACTCATAGGAATTTTACTTCCGGTAATCGCAATTGTTGATATCCTCCGACGGGATTTATTAGGAATCAACAGACTTATATGGATTCTACTGGTTGTCTTCATCCCTTTTGTTGGCTCCATCATCTATTTCGTGAACCGAACAACTTATAAAGCTAAATTTTAA
- a CDS encoding SAM-dependent chlorinase/fluorinase, giving the protein MTIISLTTDWQHRDYYLGALKGRLLSICPGAQLVDLSHNVDNYNISQTSFIIKNAFVHFPKGSIHIIGVKSEETPEHPHVVVKYQDHYFIGADNGIFSLVMKGDPEEIVRIENIEKEDQFHTFPELDVFAKAASHIIKYNNLSKLGSIHKELYRLVPIRALIQKGTITGQIIYIDSYGNITTNISKELFESVRQERDFEILVQSNHYRITKINQNYHETSEGDFLALFNSSGLLEIAINKGNLAELLQLDINSDIRIKLHDH; this is encoded by the coding sequence ATGACAATAATAAGTTTAACTACCGATTGGCAGCACCGCGATTACTATCTGGGGGCACTTAAGGGTCGCCTCTTATCTATCTGTCCGGGAGCACAATTGGTCGATTTAAGTCACAATGTTGATAACTACAATATATCTCAGACATCTTTTATTATAAAAAATGCCTTTGTCCATTTTCCAAAAGGAAGTATTCATATTATTGGAGTTAAATCAGAAGAAACACCGGAACATCCGCACGTAGTTGTAAAATATCAGGATCATTATTTTATTGGTGCCGACAATGGTATTTTTAGCCTGGTAATGAAAGGCGATCCTGAAGAAATTGTACGCATCGAAAATATTGAAAAGGAAGATCAATTTCATACTTTTCCGGAACTGGATGTATTCGCCAAAGCGGCTTCCCACATTATTAAATACAACAATCTTTCAAAACTGGGATCCATCCATAAAGAATTGTACCGATTGGTTCCAATCCGCGCGTTAATTCAGAAAGGAACAATTACCGGACAAATCATTTATATTGATTCGTATGGGAATATAACCACAAATATTTCAAAAGAATTGTTTGAATCTGTCCGTCAGGAAAGAGATTTTGAAATTTTGGTACAAAGCAACCACTACCGGATTACTAAAATCAACCAGAACTACCACGAAACTTCTGAAGGTGATTTCCTGGCGCTCTTCAACTCGTCAGGATTACTGGAAATAGCGATAAACAAAGGCAATTTAGCTGAACTATTACAACTGGATATTAACTCCGATATTAGAATCAAACTCCATGATCATTAG
- a CDS encoding TraR/DksA C4-type zinc finger protein produces MPDKNRIQIVIQIIDRILRLENEIVILKDLTQPISPDCAIGRVSRMDAINNKSVNEAALRKKEIQLSALKESFKNIDSDDFGKCIKCGITIPIGRIMIMPESKKCVDCAGK; encoded by the coding sequence ATGCCTGATAAAAATAGAATTCAAATCGTAATACAAATTATCGATAGAATTTTAAGACTTGAAAATGAAATTGTAATTCTAAAGGATTTAACCCAACCTATTTCGCCGGATTGTGCCATTGGCAGAGTTAGCCGAATGGATGCAATAAACAACAAGAGTGTGAATGAGGCAGCTTTGCGTAAAAAGGAAATTCAGCTTTCAGCATTAAAAGAATCTTTCAAGAATATTGATTCGGATGATTTTGGGAAATGCATAAAATGTGGAATAACTATTCCCATCGGAAGAATCATGATTATGCCTGAAAGTAAGAAATGTGTAGATTGTGCCGGCAAATAA
- a CDS encoding PhoH family protein translates to MIEKSISLGVIDPLEFYGINNSKLVVLKEMFPKLNIVGRGNEIFASGEEKILNLFEMKVNLLIQHYNQYNVLTLANIKRIVLENTPDIQNPDDPKSVILFGNNGKIIRARTANQKKLVEKSAKNDMIFAVGPAGSGKTYTAIALAVKALRNSEVRKIILSRPAVEAGENLGFLPGDLKEKIDPYLQPLYDALLDMIPPRKLADYLEAEIIQIAPLAYMRGRTLNEAFVILDEAQNTTTKQLKMFLTRMGTSGKFMITGDITQIDLPRKQQSGLVQAFRILKDIKGIAMVEFDKSDIIRHRLVKEIVAAYEIEEEKEEKKREKKE, encoded by the coding sequence ATGATTGAAAAGAGCATATCTTTAGGGGTAATTGATCCTCTTGAATTTTATGGAATTAATAATTCAAAATTGGTCGTTTTAAAGGAGATGTTTCCAAAATTGAATATTGTAGGGAGAGGGAATGAAATATTTGCCAGCGGCGAAGAAAAGATTCTGAATTTATTTGAAATGAAAGTGAATCTTTTGATTCAGCACTACAACCAATACAACGTTCTTACGCTGGCCAATATAAAACGAATTGTGTTGGAAAATACTCCGGATATACAGAATCCTGATGATCCTAAAAGCGTTATTCTTTTTGGTAATAATGGGAAAATTATTCGTGCCCGCACTGCTAATCAAAAAAAGCTGGTCGAAAAATCGGCAAAAAACGATATGATTTTTGCTGTTGGTCCTGCCGGATCGGGAAAAACCTATACTGCAATTGCCTTGGCTGTTAAAGCCCTGCGTAATTCTGAGGTGAGAAAGATTATTTTGAGTCGGCCTGCAGTGGAGGCAGGAGAGAATCTGGGTTTCCTTCCCGGAGATTTAAAAGAGAAAATTGATCCTTATTTACAGCCCTTATATGATGCTTTGCTGGATATGATTCCGCCACGTAAACTAGCCGATTATCTGGAAGCAGAAATTATTCAAATTGCCCCCTTGGCTTATATGCGCGGAAGAACTTTGAACGAGGCTTTTGTTATTTTAGATGAGGCACAAAATACCACAACCAAGCAGTTAAAAATGTTTTTAACCCGTATGGGAACCAGTGGTAAGTTTATGATTACAGGCGATATCACGCAAATAGATTTGCCCAGAAAACAACAATCCGGATTGGTTCAGGCCTTTCGGATTTTAAAGGACATCAAAGGAATAGCAATGGTTGAGTTTGATAAATCGGATATAATTCGACACCGATTGGTGAAAGAGATTGTAGCAGCCTACGAAATTGAAGAGGAAAAGGAAGAAAAAAAGAGGGAGAAAAAGGAATAA
- a CDS encoding translation initiation factor — protein sequence MAKSKKNIVYSTNPDYNYEYDDESVEETLAPNKQKLRVLLDKKQRKGKVVTLIEGFVGTPDDLKELGKILKSKCGGGGSAKDGEILIQGDHRDKIMELLKAEGYQVKRVGG from the coding sequence ATGGCAAAAAGCAAAAAAAATATCGTTTACTCAACGAACCCCGATTACAACTACGAATACGATGATGAATCGGTAGAAGAAACCTTAGCTCCGAACAAACAAAAGTTAAGAGTATTACTGGACAAAAAACAAAGAAAAGGTAAGGTTGTTACTTTAATTGAAGGTTTTGTTGGTACGCCTGATGATTTAAAAGAATTGGGGAAAATTTTAAAAAGCAAATGTGGCGGCGGCGGTTCTGCTAAAGATGGAGAAATCTTAATTCAAGGCGATCACCGCGATAAAATTATGGAGCTTTTAAAAGCGGAAGGTTATCAGGTAAAACGGGTTGGCGGATGA